A single region of the Podospora pseudopauciseta strain CBS 411.78 chromosome 1, whole genome shotgun sequence genome encodes:
- a CDS encoding hypothetical protein (EggNog:ENOG503P0A5; COG:E), translating to MASTFPPPPVNTIDWSNVGFKVREVNGHIESHYSVKTGQWSPLQFVTDPYIRLHGMAPALNYGQQAYEGLKAFRLPGNNKIAIFRPDRNAARLQHSAEFISVPPVPVDLFIAAVKAAVALNAEFVPPHETGAAMYIRPQVYGSSAQLGLTPPEEYMFCVYVLPTGVYHGTHPVRALIMDEFDRAAPNGTGSAKVGGNYAPVLRWSDKARGEGYGITLHLDSKRHEEVDEFSTSGFIGVLREGGKVTLVVPDSRAVIDSVTSLSVQEIGRDFGWGVEKRAIKYDELPKFSEVLAAGTAAALVPIRSITKRDSNRLAGQARVSSSNGAETVTYIPEGIEEPGEICTKLLEQLKGIQLGKIEDKFGWRFEVTEQDGKSVVGESDSGGAADAGSVDQLD from the exons ATGGCTTCAAcgtttcctccccctccggtCAACACCATCGACTGGTCCAATGTCGGCTTCAAAGTTAGAGAAG TAAACGGCCACATTGAATCCCATTACTCGGTCAAGACAGGCCAATGGTCACCCCTCCAGTTCGTCACCGACCCCTACATCCGCCTCCACGGCATGGCCCCGGCCCTCAACTACGGCCAGCAAGCCTACGAAGGCCTCAAAGCCTTCCGCCTCCCGGGCAACAACAAGATCGCCATATTCCGCCCTGACCGCAACGCGGCCCGGCTCCAGCACTCGGCCGAGTTCATCTCTGTCCCTCCGGTCCCTGTCGACCTCTTTATCGCCGCAGTCAAGGCGGCTGTCGCTCTCAACGCCGAATTCGTGCCTCCCCACGAGACAGGCGCGGCGATGTACATTCGGCCGCAAGTCTATGGTTCTTCGGCCCAGTTGGGACTGACGCCGCCGGAGGAGTACATGTTTTGCGTTTATGTCTTGCCCACGGGGGTTTACCACGGGACTCACCCTGTCAGGGCGCTGATTATGGATGAGTTTGACCGGGCTGCCCCGAATGGGACGGGGAGCGCCAAGGTGGGGGGGAACTATGCTCCTGTGCTGCGGTGGAGTGATAAGGctcggggggaggggtatggCATCACGCTGCATTTGGACAGCAAGAGGcacgaggaggtggatgagtttTCTACGAGTGGGTTTATTGGggttttgagggaggggggcaaGGTGACGCTGGTGGTGCCGGATAGTAGGGCGGTGATTGACAGTGTTACTAGTCTGAGTGTGCAGGAGATTGGGAGGGAttttggttggggggtggagaagagggcg ATCAAGTATGACGAGCTGCCCAAGTTCTCAGAGGTGCTGGCTGCGGGCACGGCAGCTGCTCTTGTGCCCATCCGGTCGATCACCAAACGTGACAGCAACCGGCTTGCGGGACAGGCTCGCGTGTCTAGCAGCAATGGCGCGGAGACTGTTACGTACATTCCCGAGGGTATCGAGGAGCCAGGCGAGATCTGCACCAAGCTTCTCGAGCAACTTAAGGGTATCCAGCTCGGCAAGATCGAGGACAAGTTTGGCTGGCGGTTCGAGGTCACGGAGCAGGATGGCAAGAGCGTTGTCGGCGAGAGTGACTCGGGTGGCGCTGCGGATGCTGGTTCTGTGGACCAGCTTGACTAG